A single window of Xylocopilactobacillus apicola DNA harbors:
- a CDS encoding manganese-dependent inorganic pyrophosphatase, with protein MDKEIVFGHTNPDTDAVGAAMAAADYFKHQNVETEAVALGKPNEETKFALDYFHLTMPRVIEKADTEKVILVDHNEANQSVANFNDLTITHVVDHHKIDLKTDAPLFYHAEPVGCTSTILFDFYQKDQIEIPKGIAGMMLSAIISDTLLLKSPTTTDQDRKAVEQLAKIADVEDYQAYGMELLKAGTNLANRTNHDIIEGDAKSFEMNGKKVRIGQVNTVDIDEVLNRPGLKEDIEQELKTQGYDDILLVVTNILDSNSKGIFYGVDQIAVEKAFDGPVNDHIIDLPGVVSRKKQIVPNLTKEME; from the coding sequence ATGGATAAAGAGATAGTTTTTGGACACACAAATCCCGATACTGATGCAGTGGGCGCTGCAATGGCTGCAGCTGACTATTTTAAACATCAAAATGTTGAAACCGAAGCAGTGGCGCTTGGCAAGCCAAACGAAGAAACAAAATTTGCCTTAGATTATTTTCACCTAACAATGCCGCGAGTTATCGAGAAAGCTGACACTGAAAAGGTTATCCTAGTTGACCATAATGAAGCAAATCAATCAGTTGCAAACTTTAATGATTTAACGATTACTCACGTTGTCGATCATCATAAAATTGATCTTAAAACTGATGCTCCACTTTTTTATCACGCTGAACCAGTTGGTTGTACTTCAACAATTCTTTTTGATTTTTACCAAAAAGACCAAATCGAAATTCCCAAGGGAATTGCTGGAATGATGCTTAGTGCAATTATTTCTGATACTTTACTTTTAAAGAGTCCAACTACAACTGACCAAGATCGTAAAGCGGTTGAGCAATTAGCTAAAATTGCTGATGTTGAAGATTACCAAGCTTATGGGATGGAACTTTTAAAAGCTGGTACCAATTTGGCAAATCGGACAAATCACGATATTATTGAAGGTGATGCGAAATCGTTTGAAATGAACGGTAAAAAGGTCCGAATTGGACAGGTCAATACAGTTGATATTGATGAAGTGCTCAATCGACCTGGTTTGAAAGAAGATATTGAACAGGAGTTGAAAACTCAAGGATATGATGATATTTTACTAGTAGTCACTAACATCCTCGATTCAAACTCGAAAGGTATTTTCTATGGAGTTGATCAAATAGCGGTAGAAAAAGCTTTTGATGGGCCAGTAAATGACCATATTATTGACCTTCCAGGTGTCGTCTCACGAAAAAAGCAGATCGTTCCGAACCTAACAAAAGAAATGGAATAG
- a CDS encoding malonate decarboxylase holo-ACP synthase, translated as MGLPEPHTLVKIKDLTRFFDENLQIPEWSQDILQQTPFVIVRRGSNNSSLPVGIRGFKKSQRFAADLSFDNWEDPVTPRDTKDLISSVTEEQLQKPAFKTLHQISPLMIKYNWGVSGSLQFEVVTKIPMVNPNSDLDVIITADQVEFDQQTALDLIDRLNQFKTHVDVQIVHGQNGFSLEEYANQRAKTILVKTAQGPQLVENPWNFILNFK; from the coding sequence ATGGGACTCCCTGAGCCACACACACTAGTTAAAATTAAAGATTTGACTCGCTTTTTTGACGAAAACCTCCAAATACCCGAATGGTCTCAAGATATCTTGCAGCAAACCCCGTTCGTAATTGTCAGAAGAGGCTCAAATAACTCATCATTGCCGGTTGGAATTAGAGGATTTAAAAAATCACAACGTTTCGCTGCAGATCTTAGCTTCGATAACTGGGAAGATCCAGTAACCCCGAGAGATACTAAGGATTTAATTAGTTCTGTGACCGAAGAACAATTGCAAAAACCAGCATTCAAAACTTTACATCAGATTTCACCTTTAATGATTAAATATAATTGGGGAGTTTCAGGTAGTCTTCAATTTGAAGTTGTCACTAAAATCCCAATGGTTAATCCTAATAGCGATTTAGATGTAATTATTACGGCTGATCAAGTCGAGTTCGATCAGCAGACAGCCCTTGATTTAATCGATCGATTGAATCAGTTTAAGACTCACGTGGATGTTCAAATTGTTCACGGTCAAAACGGTTTTTCACTCGAAGAATATGCTAATCAGCGGGCAAAGACTATCTTGGTAAAAACAGCTCAAGGACCTCAACTTGTTGAGAATCCTTGGAACTTCATTTTAAATTTTAAGTAA
- a CDS encoding lactonase family protein has product MKIISGGYTKKTSKGIYISNYDTEAQVVSKPELLIEVDNPTYLATYQDTVVSVVKEGSKAGIACYKKQDDQYKQVSSFLKDQTPPAYVAVNPEHNLIFDANYHMGTINLYSLSKEGHIDLLDTYTNHGKGVKEEQDSSHFHYVNLTPDGKLITCDLGTDEIIFFDITDNKLTPTEKIKVNPGFGPRHVIFNPNGKYFYCVGELGSAVKVFTYGESITELHEYPTIPASYQEHNGASAIKITKDGKYLYLANRGFNSIIAFSVLDGGSKLEEIQNISTEGDFPRDFALDDKDQLLFASNQNSDNGTMYQVKEDGTLKVIQANVQLFEPTFVEFV; this is encoded by the coding sequence ATGAAAATAATTAGTGGTGGCTATACCAAAAAAACGAGCAAAGGGATTTATATAAGTAACTATGATACTGAGGCCCAGGTGGTTTCAAAACCGGAATTGTTGATTGAAGTTGATAATCCCACCTACTTGGCAACTTATCAGGATACGGTTGTTTCTGTAGTTAAAGAAGGTTCCAAGGCTGGGATTGCTTGTTATAAAAAACAAGACGATCAATATAAACAAGTTTCAAGTTTTTTAAAAGATCAGACCCCGCCTGCCTACGTTGCAGTAAATCCGGAACATAATTTAATCTTTGATGCTAATTATCATATGGGCACAATTAATCTCTATTCACTGTCTAAAGAAGGCCATATTGACCTTTTAGATACGTATACAAATCATGGCAAAGGAGTCAAAGAAGAACAGGATTCCTCGCATTTTCACTATGTTAATCTAACCCCTGACGGCAAATTGATTACTTGCGATCTGGGAACTGATGAAATTATTTTCTTCGATATTACAGATAATAAGCTAACCCCAACTGAAAAAATTAAAGTTAATCCTGGCTTTGGTCCGCGACACGTGATTTTTAATCCCAACGGAAAATATTTCTATTGTGTAGGAGAACTTGGTAGTGCGGTGAAAGTGTTCACTTACGGAGAATCAATCACCGAATTGCATGAGTACCCAACTATCCCTGCAAGTTATCAAGAGCATAACGGAGCTAGCGCAATTAAAATCACTAAGGATGGAAAGTACCTTTATCTTGCCAATCGGGGTTTTAACTCAATTATCGCCTTCTCAGTTCTTGATGGAGGCTCTAAACTGGAGGAAATTCAAAATATCTCTACCGAAGGTGATTTTCCCCGCGATTTTGCCCTGGATGACAAAGATCAATTATTATTTGCCAGTAATCAAAACTCAGATAATGGCACGATGTATCAAGTTAAAGAAGACGGTACACTAAAAGTAATCCAAGCAAATGTTCAACTGTTTGAACCCACATTTGTTGAATTCGTTTAA
- a CDS encoding oligosaccharide flippase family protein has translation MKKLVQNLIYNGLYQAIYVILPFITLPYVQHVFTNRQIGINSYVNSIPLFLSVLIGMGMIQIGPKIIASSQKEDHYHEVTQLWGIQFYVGIATLIAYTVFVLLFMDFKVYFLFEIPYLLGYVFDLSWYFWGTGEAREVIIRNTLIKVSITILIFVFIHSEKDLWIYILINSVTYLANIIFFFRMQKDLGQRIRLRDLSFKNKYLKSALIVVIPLLATKVYTSFDQTLVKILSNAVQLSYYSQVQVLITAVYTVIASTSSIIMPKLAELEAKESKEQMMALLKKSLQYTLILSLFCASGLMVNAHDFVLWYSGPRYYQSINNLFFASMIVVFIPVGGVFSNQYLLAEGKYVKYSVPTLLAAAVSLISNFLVLGVFHWGADGATFTICLCEALVFFLFIFLCRKDLDLKYLFKGSWKSLLIFIVVLAAGCYLPLHFSLFINLVIRTIFITVLWIILALIFRLDIVWDLKKIAKKHP, from the coding sequence ATGAAAAAATTAGTTCAAAATTTAATTTACAACGGACTCTATCAGGCAATTTATGTAATCTTGCCTTTTATTACACTCCCTTACGTCCAGCACGTTTTTACTAACCGTCAAATTGGAATCAATTCATACGTTAATTCAATTCCTTTATTTTTAAGCGTTTTGATTGGTATGGGAATGATCCAAATCGGTCCAAAAATTATTGCAAGCAGTCAAAAAGAAGACCATTATCACGAAGTTACGCAACTTTGGGGAATTCAATTTTATGTCGGAATTGCAACACTGATTGCTTATACAGTTTTTGTGCTTTTATTTATGGATTTTAAAGTTTATTTTCTATTTGAAATCCCTTATCTTCTGGGTTATGTCTTTGATCTCTCGTGGTATTTTTGGGGAACAGGTGAAGCCAGAGAAGTAATTATTAGAAACACTTTGATTAAAGTGTCAATCACCATTTTGATTTTTGTCTTTATTCATAGTGAAAAAGATCTTTGGATCTACATTCTGATTAATAGCGTGACTTATCTTGCCAATATTATTTTCTTTTTCCGGATGCAAAAGGACCTGGGACAAAGAATTCGCTTGCGAGATTTAAGTTTCAAAAACAAATACTTAAAGTCAGCATTAATTGTCGTCATTCCTTTACTAGCAACCAAAGTTTATACTTCTTTTGATCAAACTTTAGTAAAAATTTTATCAAATGCGGTTCAATTATCTTACTATTCGCAAGTGCAAGTTTTGATTACTGCTGTTTATACGGTTATTGCATCGACTAGTTCAATTATAATGCCAAAATTAGCTGAATTAGAGGCCAAAGAGTCTAAAGAACAAATGATGGCATTACTTAAAAAATCGCTGCAATATACACTCATTTTATCTTTATTCTGCGCTTCTGGACTAATGGTTAATGCGCACGATTTTGTCCTTTGGTATTCTGGGCCACGTTATTACCAAAGTATCAACAATTTGTTCTTTGCCTCAATGATTGTCGTCTTTATCCCCGTGGGTGGAGTTTTCAGTAACCAATATCTTTTAGCTGAGGGTAAATACGTCAAATATTCAGTTCCAACTTTATTAGCTGCTGCTGTTTCACTGATTTCAAATTTCTTAGTCTTAGGTGTTTTCCATTGGGGCGCAGACGGAGCAACTTTTACCATTTGTTTATGTGAAGCGCTGGTATTTTTCCTTTTTATTTTTCTTTGTCGTAAAGATTTAGATCTTAAATATCTGTTTAAAGGAAGCTGGAAAAGTCTTTTAATCTTTATCGTTGTCCTTGCAGCTGGTTGTTATTTGCCTCTACATTTTAGTCTGTTTATCAATTTAGTGATTAGAACAATTTTCATCACAGTTCTTTGGATTATTTTAGCCCTTATTTTTAGGCTGGATATTGTCTGGGACCTTAAGAAAATCGCAAAAAAACACCCCTAA
- a CDS encoding ArgE/DapE family deacylase produces MNEQDKLSILSKLVGFKSVNDHEKPVAQYLQELLKKYDIKSEIVEIGPDRANLVAEIGSGKPVLAISGHMDVVDVELANWKTDPFKMSEIDGNLYGRGSTDMKSGLAAMIIAMIELKESKTPINGTIRLLATAGEEVGQAGAEKLFQDGYMKDVDTLLIGEPSGYRAVYANKGELDITIKSKGKAAHSSMPALGNNAVEHLLNILDQIREMMKNKGGNAHNEVLGDTVFNIDIIKGGTQPNAIPGSAEAVLNIRTIPEFDNESILKLIKQEIENYNNSTRGDISMDVEMDIIPIIGDVNCKIIELIKKIAKPYMSNIKYTPEQIKLAEEQSRLTGMPFSTTEIKTMGVSGGTDASKFLFDRPNGFNYVVFGPGENNAHQDNEYVTKQMYFDFIEIYKELFTEFFA; encoded by the coding sequence ATGAATGAACAAGACAAATTGTCGATTTTAAGTAAACTGGTTGGCTTTAAATCGGTTAACGACCACGAAAAACCTGTCGCCCAATACCTGCAAGAACTATTAAAAAAATATGATATCAAAAGTGAAATTGTAGAAATTGGTCCTGACCGAGCCAATTTAGTCGCCGAAATCGGCTCAGGCAAGCCTGTTCTTGCTATTTCTGGGCATATGGATGTGGTCGACGTTGAATTAGCGAATTGGAAAACTGATCCATTCAAGATGTCAGAAATTGATGGAAATTTATATGGCCGTGGTTCAACTGATATGAAATCAGGTTTAGCTGCAATGATCATTGCAATGATTGAATTAAAAGAAAGCAAAACACCAATTAACGGAACCATCCGTCTTTTAGCAACAGCTGGTGAAGAAGTAGGTCAGGCGGGGGCTGAAAAATTATTCCAAGACGGTTATATGAAAGACGTCGACACTTTGTTAATTGGTGAACCAAGTGGTTATCGAGCCGTTTATGCTAATAAAGGCGAGCTTGACATAACCATTAAGTCAAAGGGCAAAGCTGCTCATAGCTCGATGCCTGCTCTAGGTAATAACGCAGTGGAACATTTGTTAAACATTCTTGATCAAATTAGAGAAATGATGAAGAATAAAGGAGGCAATGCCCACAACGAAGTACTAGGGGACACAGTGTTTAATATTGATATCATTAAAGGCGGCACTCAACCTAATGCCATTCCTGGTTCAGCAGAAGCTGTCTTAAACATTCGGACCATTCCTGAATTTGACAATGAATCCATTCTTAAATTAATTAAGCAAGAAATTGAAAACTATAATAATTCAACAAGGGGCGACATCTCAATGGATGTTGAAATGGATATTATTCCAATCATCGGAGATGTCAATTGCAAAATCATTGAGCTAATCAAAAAAATTGCAAAACCATATATGAGTAATATCAAATATACCCCCGAACAAATCAAACTTGCTGAAGAACAATCTAGATTAACGGGAATGCCATTTTCTACTACGGAAATCAAAACTATGGGCGTTTCAGGTGGTACGGATGCTTCTAAATTCTTATTTGATCGACCTAATGGGTTTAATTACGTTGTCTTCGGTCCTGGTGAAAATAATGCTCATCAAGATAACGAATATGTTACCAAACAAATGTATTTTGATTTTATTGAAATCTATAAAGAACTTTTTACTGAATTTTTCGCTTAA
- the scrK gene encoding fructokinase ScrK has translation MLLGSVEAGGTKFVCAVGDEDYRILHKTQFPTDDPKETIEKTIQFFQQFPELQALSIASFGPIELQKNNPNYGFITDTPKLKWRQTDFVGPISKALNVPIYFTTDVNASAYGEYVTAQLYNEKIDSLVYYTVGTGVGGGAVLGGKILQGIGHPEMGHTFVKRHPDDLEFEGICPFHGDCLEGLVAGPTFEARLGVNGADVPKTHEIWDIMAYYVAQATIQQTMILRPNNLVFGGGVVSEEFLVKVRKHFKNMLNEYVHVPDLKQYIQMPRVKDNGSATLGNFALAYRVQSE, from the coding sequence ATGTTATTAGGCAGCGTTGAAGCAGGTGGGACAAAATTCGTTTGTGCCGTGGGGGACGAAGATTATAGGATTTTGCATAAAACACAATTTCCAACAGATGATCCTAAAGAGACCATTGAAAAAACAATTCAATTCTTTCAACAGTTTCCAGAATTACAGGCGTTATCGATTGCCTCTTTTGGTCCAATTGAATTACAAAAAAATAATCCAAATTACGGATTTATCACAGATACTCCAAAATTAAAATGGCGGCAAACTGATTTTGTTGGACCAATTAGTAAAGCTCTTAATGTTCCAATTTACTTTACTACTGATGTTAATGCCTCAGCTTACGGCGAATATGTTACTGCCCAATTGTATAACGAAAAAATAGATTCTTTGGTTTATTATACAGTTGGAACCGGTGTAGGTGGCGGTGCAGTTTTAGGCGGAAAAATCCTCCAAGGAATCGGACACCCTGAAATGGGACATACTTTTGTTAAAAGACATCCTGATGACCTAGAATTTGAGGGAATATGTCCATTTCACGGAGATTGTCTCGAAGGATTAGTTGCTGGACCAACCTTTGAAGCACGCTTGGGAGTTAATGGTGCTGACGTCCCTAAAACTCACGAAATTTGGGACATAATGGCTTACTACGTAGCCCAAGCCACAATCCAGCAGACGATGATTTTACGACCTAATAACCTCGTATTTGGCGGTGGAGTAGTCAGTGAAGAATTTTTAGTTAAGGTCCGTAAACATTTTAAAAACATGCTCAATGAATATGTCCATGTACCTGATTTAAAACAATACATTCAAATGCCTCGTGTTAAAGACAACGGATCAGCAACACTTGGTAACTTTGCGTTAGCTTATCGAGTTCAGTCGGAATAA